The DNA segment TTCTTGTTTTAAATTCTCATGGTGCAGTGGTCACTAATATTGCTGATTCGCACACAATTCAACTTATCAAAAGTCAAGGGTTAAATGTTTCCGTCATTAAAGATGTAATTAATGCTGCTGGTAACGATATTTTAGCAAACGATTATGGAGCACTTATTCATCCTGAGATTAAGAAAAAAACCATGAAAAAAATCAGTGAGACATTAAATGTTCCTGTTGAATATGGTACGATTGCACAACAGCCGATAGTAGGTATGTCTGCAGTGGTAACGAATAAGGGATGTTTGTGTCATCCGAAGATTACCGAAGAAGAAAAAAACCATCTGAAAGATCTTTTTCATGTTGATGTGATGATTGGAACAGTGAACCATGGGTTTCCCATGATTGGCAGTGGTTTAGTTGCCAACACGAAAGGTGCTATTATAGGTAATCAGACGACCGGTATTGAAATGGGGCGTATCGAAGAAGCATTAGGCTTCCTTGAGTAAATTACTAGACCTTTTGCGTAATTGTAAAACAAGAATAACTACTCTCTTTTAACCTCCCGATTTACTATTTTTTACTCTGGTTGTATGGTAAAATTCACTAGACCACAGACGATAGACGTCATACGATCGTAT comes from the Candidatus Thermoplasmatota archaeon genome and includes:
- a CDS encoding translation initiation factor IF-6, with protein sequence MLQLLDFNDNPNVGVYCRVNESVAFVQKSLQKKTKDLIAKTLDVQIVELTIADSTIIGSLLVLNSHGAVVTNIADSHTIQLIKSQGLNVSVIKDVINAAGNDILANDYGALIHPEIKKKTMKKISETLNVPVEYGTIAQQPIVGMSAVVTNKGCLCHPKITEEEKNHLKDLFHVDVMIGTVNHGFPMIGSGLVANTKGAIIGNQTTGIEMGRIEEALGFLE